A genomic region of bacterium contains the following coding sequences:
- a CDS encoding TonB family protein has protein sequence MEQDDKGWRGISRFLLLSLLVNLLIMMWVIRVGVAQGEPPNRSGGPVTVLSILTERDTEPQRLATIRQLIDGITEPIVVNDRDIETVEEEEQPEAESAQSQPAVETFDFRYDYNIPAVIVQPVLVGGRHDPVMPESLASSRWEGTVTLGLLIDAQGRMVDLWVEESSGREDADRDALVCYRDTQWRPATVDGRPTVCRLFVKVPYDQAYQRAGF, from the coding sequence ATGGAACAAGACGATAAAGGTTGGCGCGGAATTAGCCGCTTCCTGCTCCTGTCCCTTCTGGTCAACCTGCTGATAATGATGTGGGTGATCAGGGTCGGGGTGGCGCAGGGGGAGCCGCCGAACCGCAGCGGCGGGCCCGTCACCGTTCTGTCAATCCTCACCGAGCGGGATACCGAGCCGCAGCGCCTGGCGACCATCCGCCAACTGATAGACGGGATCACCGAGCCCATCGTGGTCAACGACCGGGACATCGAGACCGTCGAGGAGGAGGAGCAGCCGGAGGCCGAGAGCGCTCAATCCCAGCCGGCCGTGGAGACTTTCGATTTCCGCTACGATTACAACATCCCGGCCGTCATAGTCCAACCTGTTCTCGTCGGCGGGCGACACGACCCGGTCATGCCGGAGTCCCTCGCCAGCTCCCGGTGGGAGGGTACGGTCACGTTGGGTCTCCTGATAGACGCCCAGGGGCGGATGGTGGACCTGTGGGTGGAGGAGTCCTCGGGTCGAGAGGACGCCGACCGGGACGCCCTCGTCTGCTACCGCGACACCCAGTGGCGGCCGGCCACCGTGGACGGACGGCCCACAGTCTGCCGGCTATTCGTCAAGGTGCCCTACGATCAGGCCTACCAGAGGGCCGGGTTCTGA
- the mtnA gene encoding S-methyl-5-thioribose-1-phosphate isomerase translates to MPVKTIAWEKDSLVILDQTLLPTEERYVVLETVEDVHRAIERLEVRGAPAIGVAAALGLYIAVRYGAYPTYDSLKNALRQAGDYLASSRPTAVNLTWALERMTAVAEGMPGAEPEAVKRALLDEALEIMTRDRESCRAIGRHGQALLADGSAVLTHCNAGGLATVDYGTALGVIYAAVEAGKKIRVYADETRPLLQGSRLTAWELQKSGVPVTLICDDMAAAVMGRGLVDCVITGADRIAANGDTANKIGTYGLAVLAREHGLPFYVAAPLSSFDFGLPSGDGIPIEERDPDEVRRFRGVQTAPPGVAVFNPAFDVTPHRYITALVTERGVIRPPFGDKLKELSGR, encoded by the coding sequence GTGCCGGTGAAGACCATCGCCTGGGAAAAAGACTCACTCGTCATCCTCGACCAGACCCTGCTGCCGACCGAGGAGCGCTACGTCGTCCTGGAGACCGTCGAGGATGTCCATCGGGCCATCGAGCGGCTCGAGGTCCGGGGCGCCCCGGCCATCGGGGTGGCGGCTGCGCTGGGGCTCTACATCGCCGTCCGGTACGGCGCATACCCCACATACGATAGCCTCAAAAACGCGCTTCGTCAAGCGGGGGATTACCTGGCGTCGAGCCGCCCCACGGCGGTCAACCTCACCTGGGCCCTTGAGCGGATGACGGCCGTGGCCGAGGGGATGCCCGGCGCGGAGCCCGAGGCGGTCAAGCGGGCTCTCCTCGACGAGGCGCTGGAAATCATGACTCGGGACCGGGAAAGCTGCCGCGCCATCGGGCGCCACGGTCAGGCTCTCCTCGCGGACGGTTCCGCCGTTCTCACCCACTGCAACGCCGGGGGGCTGGCCACCGTGGACTACGGCACCGCCCTGGGCGTGATTTACGCCGCGGTGGAGGCGGGGAAAAAAATACGCGTGTACGCCGACGAGACGCGGCCCCTGTTGCAGGGATCGCGGCTGACCGCCTGGGAGCTCCAAAAATCCGGCGTGCCGGTCACGCTCATCTGCGACGACATGGCGGCCGCGGTGATGGGCCGTGGTCTGGTGGACTGCGTGATTACCGGGGCGGACCGCATCGCCGCCAACGGCGACACGGCGAATAAAATCGGCACCTACGGCCTGGCCGTTCTGGCCCGGGAGCACGGCCTGCCCTTCTACGTCGCCGCCCCGCTGTCCAGCTTCGATTTCGGCCTGCCCTCGGGGGACGGGATTCCCATCGAGGAGCGCGATCCCGACGAGGTCCGCCGGTTCCGCGGCGTGCAGACAGCGCCGCCGGGGGTGGCCGTCTTCAACCCCGCTTTCGACGTGACCCCGCACCGCTACATCACCGCCCTCGTCACCGAACGCGGGGTCATCCGGCCGCCTTTCGGAGACAAGCTGAAAGAGCTGTCCGGCCGCTGA
- a CDS encoding BMP family ABC transporter substrate-binding protein, with amino-acid sequence MTDRFKLLALVGFLCALIFAIACEDSSTVEGKFKLGVIYGLGGSNDKSFNEAIKLAVSRSVRDYRVSLTEREPRDQQELQSFLEELAADGLDCIVVACDPSDLEPVALAHPDQHFILVDGEVEMDNVVALSLESRRAAVSMGVIAAMTTRTGRIGFIGAFEDRSSRRVLAGYQEGAMIAAGLLRDEGREIPEIEVIADFIGSGPDALNNPQRAEFLARKQYGRNVDIIFAFCGKSAEAVFLMAKNYNRLAIGSDLNQNWIEKGHILTSMLRNINDAVYDVMEKTIHEGFTGGLIDVPLGNNGLGYYVDRYNEALMPEGAEEMVRRVFAEMDAREAELLAEEPAAESVL; translated from the coding sequence ATGACGGATAGGTTCAAGCTCCTGGCGCTCGTCGGCTTTCTCTGCGCCCTTATCTTCGCGATCGCCTGCGAGGACTCCTCCACCGTGGAGGGTAAGTTCAAGCTGGGCGTCATCTACGGCCTGGGTGGCAGCAACGACAAATCCTTCAACGAGGCGATAAAGCTGGCCGTGTCCCGCTCGGTGCGCGACTACAGGGTCAGCCTCACCGAACGGGAGCCCCGCGACCAACAGGAGCTCCAGAGCTTCCTGGAGGAGCTGGCCGCGGACGGTCTGGACTGCATCGTGGTGGCCTGCGACCCCTCCGACCTCGAGCCGGTGGCCCTCGCCCACCCGGACCAGCACTTCATCCTGGTGGACGGGGAGGTCGAGATGGACAACGTCGTCGCCCTCTCCCTGGAGAGCCGTCGGGCCGCGGTCTCCATGGGCGTCATCGCGGCGATGACCACCCGGACCGGCCGGATAGGCTTCATCGGGGCCTTCGAGGACCGCTCCAGCCGGCGGGTGCTGGCCGGCTACCAGGAGGGGGCGATGATAGCCGCCGGGCTCCTGCGCGACGAGGGGCGGGAGATCCCCGAGATCGAGGTCATCGCGGATTTCATCGGCTCCGGACCCGATGCCCTCAACAACCCGCAGCGCGCCGAGTTCCTGGCACGCAAACAGTACGGCCGCAACGTGGACATCATCTTCGCCTTCTGCGGCAAGAGCGCCGAGGCGGTCTTTCTGATGGCCAAGAACTACAACCGGCTGGCCATCGGAAGCGACCTCAACCAGAACTGGATCGAGAAGGGGCACATCCTGACCAGCATGCTGCGCAACATCAACGACGCGGTGTACGACGTCATGGAGAAGACCATCCACGAGGGCTTCACGGGCGGCCTGATTGATGTGCCGCTGGGCAACAACGGCCTGGGGTACTACGTGGACCGGTACAATGAGGCGCTAATGCCAGAAGGGGCCGAGGAGATGGTCCGGCGGGTCTTCGCCGAGATGGACGCCCGGGAAGCGGAGCTTCTGGCGGAGGAGCCGGCGGCGGAGTCGGTGCTCTGA
- a CDS encoding glycosyltransferase N-terminal domain-containing protein, with protein sequence MLEFWRLLYDLVFVPVVRLAASFAVFANADVRSGFAARRGWRAGLTEAVGRLGRGKPRLWFHCASLGEFEQARPILAELRRRHGDRLIVYLSFFSETGLRHGRHGGLADHVFLLPLDSPAAARRLLDLIKPHLLCVVKFDLWPELAWTAREAGVPVALISAAVHRRSGMAHPLLRGFYRAVLRACSFIGAADAPSARFLRAVSPTGVEVTGDSKFDAVLSRRDSAGGPPIRFAHAGTVLVCGSTHPPDEEGLLPILAKLLAEREDLVVVLAPHHVDGGHLGGIESSLTARGVTPERLTAIVERGGAVAGRLVLVDTVGCLFELYSPARVAYVGGGFWDRGLHNVLEPAAFGAALVFGPRIGNSAEAVELAGMGIAERVEDFDQLEKTLRRLLKDPSEARSKGAAARKYCEERAGASARIADRLERLCGLSAPHRGGRGNDG encoded by the coding sequence ATGCTGGAATTCTGGCGCCTCCTCTACGACCTCGTTTTCGTTCCGGTCGTCCGCCTCGCCGCTTCCTTCGCCGTCTTCGCGAACGCCGACGTTCGTTCAGGTTTCGCCGCCCGTCGGGGGTGGCGCGCCGGGCTGACGGAGGCCGTCGGACGTCTCGGGCGGGGCAAGCCGCGACTGTGGTTCCACTGCGCTTCGCTGGGGGAGTTCGAACAGGCTCGACCCATCCTCGCCGAGCTGCGTCGGCGCCACGGCGACCGGTTGATCGTCTATTTGAGCTTCTTTTCCGAGACCGGTCTGCGACACGGCCGCCACGGGGGTCTGGCCGATCACGTCTTCCTCCTGCCGCTGGATTCACCGGCGGCGGCTCGGCGACTCCTCGACCTTATTAAGCCCCATCTGCTCTGTGTCGTCAAGTTCGATCTTTGGCCGGAGCTGGCCTGGACGGCTCGGGAGGCCGGTGTCCCCGTGGCCCTGATCTCGGCCGCCGTCCACCGGCGTTCCGGGATGGCCCACCCGCTCCTGCGCGGTTTTTATAGGGCGGTCTTACGCGCCTGCAGCTTCATCGGCGCCGCCGACGCCCCGAGTGCCCGCTTCCTCCGGGCCGTTTCGCCCACGGGGGTGGAGGTTACCGGCGATTCCAAGTTCGACGCCGTCCTGTCGCGCCGCGATTCGGCCGGCGGGCCGCCCATCCGCTTTGCGCACGCCGGAACTGTCCTCGTCTGCGGCAGCACCCACCCCCCCGACGAGGAGGGACTCCTGCCCATCCTCGCGAAACTCCTGGCCGAGCGGGAAGATCTGGTGGTAGTCCTGGCCCCCCATCACGTTGACGGGGGGCACCTGGGGGGGATAGAATCATCCTTGACCGCCCGGGGTGTGACCCCCGAAAGGCTGACGGCCATCGTTGAGCGGGGAGGAGCCGTCGCGGGCAGACTGGTCCTCGTGGACACCGTGGGTTGCCTCTTCGAGCTTTACTCCCCGGCCCGGGTGGCTTACGTCGGCGGCGGTTTTTGGGACCGCGGTCTGCACAACGTCCTGGAACCGGCGGCCTTCGGAGCGGCACTGGTCTTCGGACCTCGAATCGGCAATTCGGCGGAGGCGGTGGAGCTCGCCGGGATGGGCATCGCCGAGCGGGTCGAGGATTTCGACCAGCTCGAAAAAACGCTGCGACGGTTGTTAAAAGACCCGTCGGAAGCCAGATCAAAGGGCGCCGCCGCGCGAAAGTACTGCGAGGAGCGGGCCGGCGCCTCCGCCCGCATCGCGGACCGACTGGAGCGCCTGTGCGGTTTGTCAGCTCCTCACCGGGGAGGCCGCGGGAATGACGGATAG
- the dnaA gene encoding chromosomal replication initiator protein DnaA, which yields MDRLKDLWAQVSGNLKPRIDPYHYKSYISLIKPRSLTEDLVTLEVPNQRYVDWLGSTYLEQISGEFANVSGRDLEVVLVARNNGGGKTPISPRNPYNPKYTFESFVVGRGNSTAYAAAQAVVERPGQIYNPLFIYAGVGLGKTHLLHAIGHESFQTRRELRTAYVTSEEFTNEFIEAIRYDRSSDLRAKYRNLDILLIDDLQFLAGKEATLEELFHTFNTLYNNSKQIVFTSDRPPAEIRLDERLVTRFEWGLVIDIQPPDIETRIAIIQAKAENEGIRLPDEVVDLIAQRVRSNIRTIEGAILRLSAFSAISEQPISAKMARDVLSNILGREAPRVSIGTIQRVVCDHFEVALGELLSKTRNASVVFPRQLAMYLARNLTNAKLHEIGLQFGGRDHSTVIHSYNKIRDVVENDPDTAALVSKLERIASAGGE from the coding sequence ATGGACCGGCTTAAGGACCTCTGGGCCCAGGTCAGCGGAAACCTGAAACCCCGAATAGACCCGTACCATTACAAATCCTACATCTCCCTCATCAAGCCCCGGTCCTTAACTGAGGACCTCGTCACCCTTGAGGTGCCCAACCAGCGCTACGTAGACTGGCTGGGCTCAACCTACCTCGAGCAGATATCGGGGGAGTTCGCAAACGTCAGCGGCCGCGACCTCGAGGTTGTTCTGGTGGCCCGGAACAACGGAGGGGGAAAGACGCCGATCTCGCCCCGTAACCCGTACAACCCCAAGTACACCTTCGAGAGCTTCGTGGTCGGGCGAGGCAACTCCACCGCCTACGCCGCCGCCCAGGCCGTCGTCGAGCGGCCCGGCCAGATTTACAATCCCCTTTTTATCTACGCCGGCGTGGGGCTGGGCAAAACCCACCTCCTCCACGCCATCGGCCACGAATCCTTCCAGACACGCAGGGAGCTGCGCACCGCCTACGTCACCAGCGAGGAGTTCACCAACGAGTTCATCGAGGCCATCCGCTACGACCGCTCTTCGGACCTGCGGGCCAAGTACCGCAACCTGGACATCCTGCTCATAGACGACCTCCAGTTCCTGGCCGGGAAAGAGGCGACGCTGGAGGAGCTCTTCCACACATTCAACACCCTCTACAACAACTCGAAGCAGATCGTCTTCACCTCGGACCGCCCTCCGGCGGAGATCAGGCTCGACGAGCGGCTGGTCACCCGCTTCGAATGGGGTCTGGTGATAGACATCCAGCCGCCGGACATCGAAACCCGCATCGCCATCATTCAGGCCAAGGCCGAAAACGAGGGCATCCGCCTCCCCGACGAGGTGGTTGACCTCATCGCCCAGCGGGTGCGTAGCAACATCCGCACCATCGAGGGGGCGATTCTTCGCCTTTCGGCCTTCAGCGCCATCAGCGAGCAACCGATTTCCGCCAAGATGGCCCGCGATGTTCTGTCCAACATCCTCGGTCGCGAAGCCCCCCGGGTCTCCATAGGGACGATTCAGCGGGTGGTCTGCGACCACTTCGAGGTCGCGCTGGGTGAGCTTTTATCCAAAACGCGCAACGCCTCCGTCGTATTCCCGCGCCAGTTGGCCATGTACCTTGCGCGAAACCTGACCAATGCGAAGCTCCACGAAATCGGGCTCCAGTTCGGCGGGCGCGACCACTCCACCGTCATCCACAGCTACAATAAAATCCGCGACGTGGTGGAAAACGATCCCGACACGGCCGCCCTGGTGAGCAAGCTGGAACGCATCGCCAGCGCCGGCGGCGAATAG
- a CDS encoding S8 family serine peptidase — MRKILILLVLALAFSSLAVEPEAKLTDYLQGYMATSADNELLPCYITLRTQLDRATTAQLRLGRTKDEARAAVTSWLKNAAAAEQEGLLRWLSANQTNDSVGAYHPFWISNFVFAELTPDAIREVAQRPEVARITRGADGEGQWIGLGFKAGESAEPLTVYDNGREIAWGVEQVNAPDVWDLGYTGNGAAVVIGDTGQRYTHVDLYSHYDSSISYDYADYDSDPYFQSGEEHGTHCAGSVGSDGTAGTQAGVAPEFTYGAHRLYMYGNHTGELSVWASWEGAVDFGADVVSNSLGWLDSWNPDKPTWRTNAQNTIAAGTTLVIAAGNEGPNPNTLRTPGNVPEIISVGATDSSDTIASFSSRGPTDEWGADDCIKPDVSAPGVNIKSCYVSSDTAYQGGWNGTSMATPHVAGACALLLDADPSLTPEKLKQILEDTALDLGDPGKDNDYGSGRLDVLAAVESLGSPPPDEPDFELDGVTITSDSDSDGLIEPGEAVEVEVTIGNIGEGPGSSTTGTLTCSSPDITITDGDGDFGTIPVGGTASSTFGFNVGSWAEAPESYEFTLTVQSQGFDSQDLFFTLFTPADMIDDDVESGEWYWTHSGDNDQWHIEEYRSHSPTHSWKCGGPGGDDYTNNLNASLYSPPVYVDPSSAELRYWTWYDLQSTHDIGYVEIYNSSDWTLLAEHDGTQNSWMDCALNLTAYADSVVQFRFRFVSDADTTFEGWYVDDIQVNVPEESASWVSIGTKLTSDGVMLTWTADYGFAGFNVYRAAEGDDLSRLRLNAESLRGGTLGAWLDRPEEGDYDYYIEGLKPDGTTVSYGPAEVSYRPSADLALALDRPFPNPTSGRVNFAFTLPEAQDVTLAVFDLAGRRVSTVQTGELAAGRHTLAWEADGASAGVYIIRLEAREGVLTQRFIVAR, encoded by the coding sequence ATGCGGAAGATATTGATATTGTTGGTGTTAGCCTTAGCCTTCAGCTCCCTCGCCGTAGAGCCCGAGGCCAAGCTCACCGATTACCTCCAGGGCTACATGGCCACGAGTGCCGACAACGAGCTGCTTCCCTGCTACATCACCCTGCGGACCCAGCTCGACCGGGCGACGACGGCCCAGCTCCGGCTCGGCCGCACGAAGGACGAGGCCCGGGCGGCCGTTACGAGCTGGCTCAAGAACGCGGCCGCAGCCGAGCAGGAGGGCCTGCTGCGGTGGCTGTCCGCCAACCAGACCAACGATTCGGTGGGCGCCTACCACCCCTTCTGGATCTCCAACTTCGTCTTCGCCGAGCTGACCCCGGACGCGATCCGTGAAGTCGCCCAACGGCCCGAGGTGGCCCGCATCACCCGCGGCGCCGACGGCGAGGGCCAGTGGATCGGGCTCGGATTTAAGGCCGGGGAAAGCGCCGAACCGCTCACCGTTTACGACAACGGCCGCGAAATCGCCTGGGGCGTGGAACAGGTAAACGCTCCCGACGTCTGGGACCTGGGTTACACCGGCAACGGCGCCGCCGTGGTAATCGGTGACACGGGTCAGCGCTATACGCACGTGGACCTCTACAGCCACTACGACTCCTCGATCAGCTACGATTACGCGGACTACGACTCCGACCCCTACTTCCAATCCGGTGAGGAACACGGCACGCACTGCGCGGGCAGCGTCGGCTCCGACGGCACCGCCGGCACCCAGGCCGGCGTGGCTCCGGAGTTCACATACGGCGCCCACCGCCTGTACATGTACGGCAACCACACCGGAGAACTGTCCGTGTGGGCCTCCTGGGAAGGCGCCGTGGACTTCGGCGCGGACGTCGTTTCCAACTCTCTGGGCTGGCTGGACAGCTGGAATCCGGACAAGCCCACCTGGCGCACCAACGCCCAGAACACCATCGCCGCCGGCACAACCCTGGTCATCGCCGCCGGTAACGAGGGACCCAACCCCAATACGCTCCGCACACCGGGCAACGTGCCAGAAATCATCAGCGTCGGCGCCACCGACTCCAGCGACACAATCGCCAGCTTCTCCAGCCGTGGACCCACCGACGAGTGGGGTGCCGACGACTGCATCAAGCCCGACGTGTCCGCCCCCGGCGTCAACATCAAGAGCTGCTACGTCTCCTCGGACACGGCGTATCAGGGCGGGTGGAACGGCACATCAATGGCGACCCCCCACGTCGCCGGCGCCTGCGCCCTCCTCCTGGACGCCGATCCCTCGCTGACCCCCGAGAAGCTGAAGCAGATTCTGGAGGACACCGCCCTCGACCTCGGCGATCCCGGCAAAGACAACGACTACGGCTCGGGCCGTCTGGATGTCCTGGCCGCGGTTGAGTCCCTGGGCAGTCCGCCCCCCGATGAGCCCGATTTCGAACTCGACGGCGTAACAATCACCTCGGACTCCGACTCCGACGGCCTGATCGAGCCCGGTGAGGCCGTGGAAGTCGAGGTCACCATCGGCAACATCGGAGAGGGACCCGGATCGAGCACCACGGGCACCCTCACCTGCTCCAGCCCCGACATCACGATCACCGACGGCGACGGTGACTTCGGCACCATCCCCGTCGGCGGCACCGCTTCGTCCACCTTCGGCTTTAACGTCGGCTCCTGGGCCGAGGCCCCCGAGTCCTACGAGTTCACCCTGACGGTGCAATCCCAGGGCTTCGACTCCCAGGACCTCTTCTTCACCCTCTTCACGCCGGCCGACATGATAGACGACGACGTGGAAAGCGGGGAGTGGTACTGGACACACTCCGGCGACAACGATCAGTGGCACATCGAGGAATACCGCTCGCATTCACCCACCCATTCGTGGAAGTGCGGGGGACCCGGCGGTGACGACTACACCAACAACCTGAACGCCTCCCTCTACTCGCCCCCGGTGTACGTTGACCCGAGCTCCGCGGAGCTGCGCTACTGGACCTGGTACGATCTGCAGTCCACCCACGACATCGGCTACGTCGAAATCTACAACAGCTCCGACTGGACCCTTCTCGCCGAACACGACGGCACACAGAACTCATGGATGGATTGTGCGCTCAATCTGACCGCCTACGCCGACAGTGTGGTGCAATTCCGCTTCCGGTTCGTCTCCGACGCCGACACCACCTTCGAAGGCTGGTACGTGGACGACATCCAGGTGAACGTGCCCGAAGAGAGCGCCTCCTGGGTCTCCATCGGGACCAAACTCACCTCGGACGGCGTCATGCTTACATGGACCGCGGACTACGGCTTCGCCGGCTTCAACGTCTACCGCGCCGCGGAGGGCGACGACCTCTCCAGGCTCCGCCTCAACGCCGAATCCCTCCGGGGCGGCACCCTCGGGGCCTGGCTCGACCGGCCCGAAGAGGGCGACTACGACTACTACATCGAGGGCTTAAAACCCGACGGAACGACCGTCTCCTACGGTCCCGCCGAGGTGTCCTACCGTCCCTCCGCCGACCTGGCCTTGGCGCTCGACAGGCCCTTCCCGAATCCGACCTCCGGCAGGGTCAACTTCGCATTCACCCTGCCCGAGGCGCAGGACGTGACCCTGGCAGTCTTCGATCTGGCCGGGCGCCGCGTCTCGACCGTCCAGACCGGCGAGCTGGCCGCGGGCCGGCACACCTTGGCCTGGGAAGCAGACGGAGCCAGCGCGGGCGTGTACATCATCCGCCTGGAAGCCCGGGAGGGCGTGCTCACGCAACGGTTCATCGTCGCCCGGTAA
- a CDS encoding class I SAM-dependent methyltransferase, giving the protein MTVEWWEAFFDDVWLGGGFGSAGGEAPVEEIDYLWRQLKLRPGSRLADICCGIGRHSIPLARRGVEVTGVDFCADYLERAETGAAGLPAVFVRADMRDTGLGMGAFDAVINVWTSFGYFADEGENERAMAEWSRLLRPGGRLVMSLVNRDGLMNDFQPHRGSVRDGWLLIENSEPEYLTGRINSRWLWVSPAGERLDKEMSIRLYAPHELVQMGARHGLEIVDAHGNLLGEPAGREHAHVYLTFAKA; this is encoded by the coding sequence GTGACCGTCGAGTGGTGGGAGGCATTCTTCGACGACGTCTGGCTCGGGGGCGGCTTCGGCTCCGCGGGCGGGGAGGCCCCGGTGGAAGAGATAGACTACCTCTGGCGGCAGTTGAAGCTGCGCCCCGGTTCCCGGCTGGCCGACATCTGCTGCGGCATCGGCCGGCACTCGATTCCGCTGGCCCGTCGGGGGGTGGAGGTCACCGGAGTGGATTTCTGCGCCGATTACCTCGAGCGGGCTGAAACTGGCGCCGCCGGCCTGCCGGCGGTCTTCGTCCGCGCCGACATGCGCGATACGGGCCTGGGAATGGGCGCCTTCGACGCGGTCATCAACGTGTGGACCAGCTTCGGCTACTTCGCCGACGAGGGCGAGAACGAGCGGGCGATGGCCGAATGGTCCCGGCTCCTGCGTCCCGGCGGTCGCCTGGTCATGTCCCTGGTCAACCGGGACGGCTTGATGAACGACTTCCAGCCGCACCGGGGGAGCGTCCGCGACGGGTGGCTCCTCATCGAGAACTCGGAGCCTGAATATCTCACCGGCCGCATTAACAGCCGCTGGCTCTGGGTCTCCCCCGCCGGGGAGCGCCTCGACAAGGAGATGAGCATTCGCCTCTACGCCCCGCACGAGCTGGTCCAGATGGGCGCGCGTCACGGCCTGGAAATCGTGGACGCCCACGGCAACCTTCTCGGCGAGCCCGCCGGGCGCGAGCACGCCCACGTGTACCTGACCTTCGCGAAGGCCTGA